The Papaver somniferum cultivar HN1 chromosome 6, ASM357369v1, whole genome shotgun sequence genome segment aaacatgattaactAACTGATAATGATACATCAAAgagctctttcctttctcctcaATGAATATTATAACAAAGTAGTCGGCCGTATTTTTCTGATGATGTATCTggaattttgttttttctttatcCAAAATTTTAAATCAGATACAAACTGAAATTTTTCCGCATCTTTAACTAGTCCAATTTCCATTTATAGTAcgaaaaatggatcatttgtccaaatatttttaaaacatgatttatTGGACGACTAAAAATTATTACGAgtgaaatgaacaaaaaaaatagcaaggatgaaactggattcatcctggcttaaacttaaaaaataacgaggatgaaactggatgcaccctgatgtaaattaaaaataagaaaaaatatttgaaagtgagtaggatgaaactgtttacatcctggctattttaacatttttgtccatttaaacagtatcaaaacctaaatgtctttttcacccagaaattattcattttagtctttttaaccaattttgtgtttatagTAACAGTCGTTTTTTTTGTTTGAACAAACATATGTTGTTAAGGAAGAAATGATTACTTGAATCTCAAGAACAAGATTATGTCCTCTGAAAGCAAATGCGATAATACCAAGGGCATTGAGCTGACTGAAAATCTTTAAAACATCTGAACTTTCATCAATGGTATCGTCAGTAGCACCAGGAATCCTGCCTTTGATTATAGAAACGACAACCATAATGGTACAGTACCCAACGGCTGTAACAGCGCCAATTAACGAAACTCCAGCGATAGAATTCAAATTTGGAAGCTGAGAAAACACTACTGCAATGCATGTAAATACCAAATACCATTCAGCGGGAGTTAATGGTTTAGGGTTGCTACATGTGCCTGCACATAGTGTCTGATGGATTAGCTTCATGGTTGAACCACCTATGATGATTAAGGCGATACATGTTCCTGCTGATAGGTACACAATTGAGACCGTGGCTAGAATTTTTCTTGCCCTTGCACCTATAGACAATATTAATAAATTAAGTTAAGTACCAttcaaaaaaattattaattGTTAATTATGAATCTCATTAGCCAGAATGAATAATTAGTCAAAGCTGTTTACACGCAATTTCAGCTAAATGGAATACTTTGTTTGACCGGGTATATTTCTTAGTTGTAGTAAGTACCATATGCTGCCGTGAAGAGATCTAAGTATCGACTATAACGAGTTCCATCGACTGATTCATGAAGCTGAACAAGCAACCAGAGAGTGTAAAGTTGCCATAAAAATGCGATTGTCAAGCATATGATTCCCCAAGTCCTGCATGTATGAACCGGTGGGAATTAGTGTGTGATTAATTAGATTAAGCCACAATCATTAACATTATTATTACCAGCCAAGGATGGTGAAGGCAACTGGAAGAACCAAAGCTTGAATACCAATACCAGAACAAAGCGTATGAAAAGCGGCATAATACGCGTTACCGTTTCTAGACTCAGTTAAAGGAAGCCAGTTATCAGGATCATCATGATGAGTTTCTAACTTGGTCATTCTAATGATTTTTCTTACCGGGCTACCTAATGGTGTAAGAAATCGTGGTGTTAATGAAAGTCTTGAATTTGGTGTTTTAACATTCGGAGTATGAATATTAGTAGATAAAGATGTTTCTTGGTGAATTGGGCTCTCCAGTAGTAAAGGAGATCTACTCAACGATGGTGAATGAAATTGAGAAGGTGGAGCAGAAATTGGTGGTATTGGAGGTGCCATTGCTGATGATCTTGGTGTTATTGGTAGGGAACTTATTTCTCCTTTACCTCCGTAGATTTCATCCATTGTCTCGAGTTTCAAATGCCCCCTATGAAGtatagatttttcttttgaattttgagtaCGTTTTTACAGATTGTTATGGAAATGTAAATTTGGGCATTTAAAGGAGTGCGAAGTATGTCAAAGATTCTAAAGAATTGATTTTATTAATCTCTCACACCTTACAGATTGTTCTACATTAAGTATTTATACAAGTTACAAAGAATGAAAGATCTAACAGCTAGAACGAGTTTACAGGGCTTGTTACAATAACCAAAGATGCATAGGACTCGGATTTACAACAAGTTCAATAACCATATTCCTGAAGACTTGGACTATACATGGACTGCCGACGGTGCGGACTATATACACAGCTGTGGTGCAGATTATATACACAtctaataccccccctcaagttggaggctGAGGACCATCTGCACGAAGACCCAACTTGCTAGAAAGGCGAAGAAAATGATCCACTCCCAGCGGCTTTGTGAAAAGATCGGTAATTGTAAAGCTGACGGTAGATAAGTGGGTTTGATTAGACCAGAAAGAAGTTTGTCACGTATAAAGTAGCAATCTACTTCAATATGTTTAGTTCGTTCGTGAAAAACAGGATTAGCAGAAATATGaatggcagcttgattatcgcAATAAATGGGAATAGGTTTTGGAATAGTGATACGAAGATCAGTGAAAAGATAATGCAACCATTGCAGTTCAGAAGTAAGTCGTGCAAgagcacgatattctgcttcagcagaaGAAAGAGATAATGTTGGTTGCTTCATTGACTTCCAAGAAATAGGGCTGTCCCCTAACATCGTAAAATAACCTGTCGTTGATCGACGAGTTGTAGGGCAGCCTGCCCAATCAGAATCGGTGTAACCCGAGAGAGACAAAGATCTTGAGGCAGATAAAAAAATACCATGACTAACGGTACCTTTAAGATAACGAACAATACGATGTGCAGCAGCCAAATGACCAGAGCATGGTTGTTGCATGAATTGACCTAAATAATTAACAGAAAATGTGATATCAGGACGTGTGACCTGAAGATACAAGAGACGACCTATGAGACGTCGATAAATACTGGGATCAGATAGAGGATCACCAGAGGATGGCAGTAGTTTAAGATGTTGCTCCATTGGAGAAGGAGAAGGCTTAGCTCCCAAAAGACCACAGTCAGTCACAATGTCAAGAATATATTTGCGTTGACAAAGTAAAATACCTTTGGGAGAACGTGATACCTCAAGGCCCAAGAAATATTGCAAGTGACCAAGGTTTTTGATAGAAAACTGAGATTCAAGTTTGTGCTTGAGGTCCTGAATAACAGGGTCATTATTACCAGTGATAACAATGTCGTCGACATAAACCAAAACATAAATGGAGATTGCACCAGAATGGAAAgtaaaaagagagtaatcaacaTGAGATTGGGTGAAACCTGCAtgaagaagagctgaagaaagTTTAAAAAACCATTGACGAGAAGCTTGTTTAAGACCATATAAAGATTTATTGAGCTTGTAAACACGAGTATCCCCTTTCTTGTGAAAACCTGGAGGGATCTTCATATAAATATCTTCTTCGAGATCACCCTGTAAAAAAGCACTGTTAACGTCAAGTTGATGGAGTGACCAATTATGAATTGCAGCAATTGATAAAAGAACACGAACAGTAACCAGCTTGGCTACTGGAGCAAAAGTGTCATGGAAATCGATGCCTTCTTGTTGCGTATAACCCTTAGCAACGAGACGGGCCTTACGACGTTCAATCGTACCATCTGGTCgatatttggttttaaaaacccatttgcatccaatggCAGTTTTGCCAGGAGGAAGATCGGTAATAGTGAAAGTGTCATTGTCCTCCAAAGCCATATGTTCCTTAAATATGGCAGTGCGCCAATCTGGAATTTTAATGGCTTCGGAAAAAGTTCGTGGTTCATCATTAGTGAGAACAGATAAAATGAAAGCCCGATGTTGGGGAGTGAATCGAGTAAACGAAATACAACGTGTAAGAGGATATGGAGAAGGTGACTTACATTGCTTCACAGAGCAGATATAATCTTTGAGATGTGAAGGACGACGAGATTCACGTGTAGAACGACGTAAAATAGATTCAGGCTCAACAAAAGTAGGTGAAGAAACTGTAGGTGGATCGACTGCAGTTTCCATGTGTGACAGAGAAGGTGTCGGAGAATGAGTATTGGGCGAGGAGACAACAGTGGACTGCAGCGGAGAATCAGTAGAGGGATGAGACGGTTGCAATTCCAAAGAATAAGTTGAATCGTCATAAACAAAATCATCCTGAAGAACAGGTTGAAAAATGTCATCAGTAGGAATCTGTGCATCCTTAAAAGGAAAAATATGCTCATGGAAAATAACATCACGAGACACAAAGGTGGATTTTGTGGACAGATCAAGAATGATATAACCTTTATGGTTATATGGATAACCAAGAAATACTCCTGGCATAGCACGTGAATCAAATTTATGTGTGATCTTAGTATTGCGAGCATAACATAAGCAACCAAAAATACGTAAATGACGATAGTTAGGTTTCGTAcccaataagacctcatgaggaGAACGTTTAGATAGTATTGGAGTTGGCATGTTATTGATGAGATATGTTGCTGTTAGAATGCATTCACCCTAGTAAGTAATGGGCAAATTGGCCTGAAAACAAAGATCTCGAGCAACAGTCAATAGATGACGATGTTTCCTTTCAACCACCCCATTTTGTTGGGGAGTATAAGTACAACTACGCTGATGGTGAATACCATTTGCATGTATCCATGCCTGAAATTCACGTGATAAAAATTCAGCACCATTGTCTGATTGGATACGTTGTAAGACTGGTAAGATAGGTAGGGAAGAACCTGTAGAGAGGGTATGAAGTTGGGTAGAATACTGAGTCATAACATGAGAAGCaaaaaatttgagaaatttgCATGTTTCACTCTTAGTATGCATGAGATATACCCAAGTACATCTGGAGAAATCATCTACAATGGTGAGAAAATATTTAGCACCAGTCAGAGAAGGAGTAGAAAAGGGTCCCCATATATCACAATGAAGTAGTTCAAAACAACGATGAGAAGAAATACGATTCTTATTAAAAGGCAGACGAGTTTGTTTAGCCCTAGGGCAGAAGCTAGAAAAATTTGACTTAATAtagtcatatgaattacaaagaaAACGAAAACGAGCTAAACTAGGATGTCCAAGCCGGCAATGCCATGTATCGAAGGACGTCTTATGATTGAAAAAAACTCTAGAGGCTGGAGAGTGTGATGCAGAAGCCCATAATTGATAAAGACCAGAGGCAAGTTCACCCTGACCAATAACTTTGGTCGTGAGCCGGTCCTGAAAGGTAAAAGAATTATGTGTAAGAATAACCACACAATCCAAGGAGCGAGTTAACTGGCTCACAGACAACAGATTAAATTTGAAATTTGGAATATAATGAACATTATGCAATGTTAAAGTTGGTGAGAAGACAACTTCACCAATGTGCTTGACAGTAGATAGAGTACCATCAGGAAGTTGCATTTGAATTAAAGATGTGACAGGAGAGTAAGAAGTGAAGTAAGACAAGGAGTTGCAAACGTGGTGTGTGGCACCACTATCAACAAACCAGGGTTCAAAAGAAGAAGTGTGAAATAACTTACCAACGAAGTTCACCCTGGATTCCATTTGAGTGTCCTCAGACGAAGGAGTGATAAGAGCCAACAGTCGAGAATACTGATCAGCTGAGAATATGGGAGCAGTAGGTGAATGGGTAAGCTGGGATTCCAAATGGGTAGCAGTGGTATTGGCAGCAACTGGCTGTGACAGAGAAGAGTTAGGGAAACCGTGTAAACGATAGCATTTATCTCGAACATGGCCATGACGATTACAATAATCACAGTGAGGTCGAGGCCTTTTGTTATGGCTGGTAGAAGGACGAGAACCGGATGAGGATGCAGCGTAACGGTTGGTGTTCAAAGCAGCAGACTCGATGTTGGGAAGAGGGCTGGAAGTGATGTGTTGTTGTTCCTCTTCTTGCTGCACCATGTTGAATATGCGCAGAGCAGTTGGAAAAGGGTCCATCAACAAGATCTGACTTCTGAGATTAGAGAAACGATCATGCAAGCCCTGAAGAAACTCCATGGCTCTGTCACGCTCTAGGCGTTCAAGCAGGTGTTTCCCAGCACCACAAATACACACCTCAGTAACAGCAACAAGGGAGTCATATTGATCCCATAATGTTTTGATCTTTGTGTAGTATAAGGAAACAGACATCGACTCTTGCCGTATAGCAGCTATGGCAGATTTCAATCGAAATAAAATAGGTGCATTAGAGATACAAAACCTCACTTGCAGATCCTTCCATATTGCATGAGAAGAAGGAGCATATAGACAGCTTGCCCGGATATCAGGTTGGCATGAGTTGAGAAGCCAACTTCCCACCAGATCATCGCATCTCTTCCAGCACTGATAGGCAAGAGCATCAGTAGGAGGAGGAAGAGTACCATCTACGAATCCAAGTTTCCCTTTTGCGTTGAGGGCCTTGGTGATTCCACGAACCCAGGATCCATAATTGTCACCCTGTAACAATGGAGAAAACAAAACAGTGGAAGGGTTATCACTGGGATGGATAACATATGGATCTGAAATTCTGGAGCTTCCTGAGGCAGGAATGATTGGAGTTGCAGACGAAGTTTAATGTTGAGAAGTCTGATCTTGAGGATTGTCTGGTGGTGTTTGAGGAGTAGATTCAACCATGATGAAAGGATAGAGAGAAAGATGTAGCGGAAGATGAGATAGGTCCTAGGATGGATCAAGATGATACCATCAAAGATTCTAAAGAATTGATTTTATTAATCTCTCACACCTTACAGATTGTTCTACATTAAGTATTTATACAAGTTACAAAGAATGAAAGACCTAACAGCTAGAACGAGTTTACAGGGCTTGTTACAATAACCAAAGATGCATAGGACTCGGATTTATAACAAGTTCAATAACCATATTCCTGAAGACCTGGATTATACATGGATTGCCGACGATGCGGACTATATACACAGCTGTGGTGCAGATTATATACATATCTAATAATATGGGTAAGTACCTAATTTACAAATCTTCATGCAGAATGGGAAGAGCTTTTATTAGTGACAAAAGAACCAAGAACCCCTTTTTGCCTAGAGTGCGAGTTGTGTCGCCCACTTTTAAAAGGGTAATGAGAATCACTGAATCTATAAGCATTGTTTGTGCATGGTCAAAGAATAGTTGGGTTGGCAAcatcaccatagaagaaggatgggaTTTCTTGAAAATTTGTGATTGTTCGCCTAGCAGCCTTTCAATGAAATTGACCAGATAGTTTGTTCGGAAAATTTAGGCCAGTGGAAAATTCTACTATATCACTGTGTAATTGTTTCTGCATATTCCAATTCCAAGTATATTTGTGAGAACACCAACGCACTGTATCTTGCAAAGAAGAACATCCATATGTCGTGGAAATTCCACCGAGAAGGTAACGGTGTGTTACTCCTACTTGGTAGGCATAAGAACCCCACCACACACTCACGTTTTGACGTGCCATTTGGGCAAACAGAACCTTTTGTTTGTTCATTTGTAGAATTTCACAAGTGAGGACCGGGAATTAGTTATGATATCAAAATTAATTCTCAACGGCTAACCAACTGAGGACTTGGGAACTTACCCCTGCTCGTCTTATAAAAGAAAACATAACAACTATATATGTTTTACACTTTCACTTCAAATACAAACTAATAGACATCAAATATTGATTGGCCTGATATGGAAAGCAGTACCAAAAAGGTTTAGCTAGCtaagtatgttttttttttcttcttttttttaactttttacaAAGAAATACTCCACATGTTGAGCATAAACCAGAGGTCTTTCCCATAACTGATAGCAAAGAGAAAACTATCTTGTAGATTTCTCAAGTAAAGAAAGAACATACTCCATATGTTGAGCTTCACATGGCAGTCTAAGAGGTCCAATACAAGCTAACCCAAACTCATCTTCTGCCATTTTAAGTAGCTCCTGGAACGGTTGACTATCTAAATATTGCAACGGAACAACAAATCGCTTTTGGTCTGTCGTATACACAACGAAATGGCCTTTGTTAGCAGTGGTAGTACTACCACAACTTATCTCCATCTTTCTGTTACTCCCGGTCCCTGTTAATCCACTCCAGTTCTTCTTCGGCATCACTACTGTCTCCACAGATAGACCAATATATACAGTAGCACTCTTGTATATTTCAGGTCGCTCAGTCTGTATTTTATTGCCTTGGATAATGCTAATACAAGTATCTTCCGCGCCCGCAAATTACACAAGATATGATTTGCTTCTTCTTGTGAGTTAATTGAAGTTATGCTGGGAAGTTGTAGTACATATTTATAGCCAGATCTATTATCTAATACATGATAAATTCTTGTTTCACAGTCGTCAAAGTTGGGTAAGATATTTTAGAAAAAGTATAAACTAGAAATTGTAAGTGAAATGCAGTGTATGGAGGTGTTGATTAGTGATGACTAAACAACCCCTCTCAATCATGGCATTGGTTTTTCGTGGTTGCTAATGTTTCCGGCCCATCAAAACAGTGTAATCATCAGAAGATTCACAAAAAGGAGGTACTAATGTGCTGCGCTAGTACTAATTAGGTCTAGATTTTGGATCCTCAGACCAGGGAGGTATAGCAGTGTGACATTGTCGGTCATCTCTAATACATCAAATGACATTATCATCCTTACTTAGCCAACCTGCACCTTGATAAAGCTACGAATAAGATAATGTCTTTCTTTCAAACAACATTCTAGAGATTCCCAAAACCATCTTCATGCCCATGGAACTAACAACCAACTAATTACCAAGCATTATTTGGACGATAGGGCTGCTGATTAGTTGACAAATTTGAATGTCTTAAAAATGGCACGTTTACGGTTTAGACATGTTTGAATGGTGCAACTAGTTAGCTCCGTAACAGTACTCATCTAGAAAGTACTGATTATGTTTCCATTTTTACAAGTTAGGCTAATTGGTTGCTGCACGGTATACTTCTTCAGGGAAAAGtctatgttaatgttcatgtgaaTTAAGTATGAAACTTTAAGAAATAAAACCCTAGTTAGCCGACAACTAGGGCAAAGAGTACCACCTCGGTACACATGAATCACATGCAGTTTTCGGATTATCTGCTCGCACGGTAGCTAATATGTTGCCACTTGCTAGGTTCTGCATGTAACTTTCTATTTCGCGCCTGTCAAATGAAAGGTGATATGTTCTAGCTAGATTACTTGCATGTAACATTTAATCAACTGTTTAACCATCGATAAAGATCTTTGCTTAACCATATATATCTAAGCAAATGGAATTAGGCCGAGTCGGTTTGAAATCAATCTAGAAATTGAACATATTGGCTTATCGAGATGCCAAGGGACAATTCAACTCCCAACAGTATAAGTTTGGAGTTGTGAAAATTCTAGATGATAATTTGgtggttattttatttttatcacgGAGGAAAAATTTCATAGATCAAAACAAAAATGCTTTCCTATACAATTTCGTAGATAACCCCCACAAAGAGGGCTTACTGAATATCTTGTTTCGAACCACAAATGCAAGCAAATGGTAACTAGGAAGCCATCCATGAGATTGACTTGGTAGATACACCACAAATTGTTTGGTCGGATTGTGTTGTGAGCTTAGGATGCAAGCACCAAATCCATGTGCCGTTGTGGCCACACAAAGTTAAGTTAAGACTAAGAGATATGCATCGATAGGTGACTTGGAAGGTGACGCCACGGGGAATTCTTTATATAAAAACAGAATTTTTTCGAACGACgtggttaatcggagcttctggttgattctgaccCCGCCATTCTAAATTTCAGCCAACAAAATTTCAAGAAAATTTTTTGGGCCCACGAAATATTATTTAGCGAATCACATTTTTTGAAAATAATTACCTAAAATTACTAAATCTTATTAATTTAAGaaacataacaaaataaatataaacaaCTTCAACattaccaaaataaaataaaattacgtcATGATaagattaaataaaa includes the following:
- the LOC113286109 gene encoding lysine histidine transporter-like 8, which encodes MDEIYGGKGEISSLPITPRSSAMAPPIPPISAPPSQFHSPSLSRSPLLLESPIHQETSLSTNIHTPNVKTPNSRLSLTPRFLTPLGSPVRKIIRMTKLETHHDDPDNWLPLTESRNGNAYYAAFHTLCSGIGIQALVLPVAFTILGWTWGIICLTIAFLWQLYTLWLLVQLHESVDGTRYSRYLDLFTAAYGARARKILATVSIVYLSAGTCIALIIIGGSTMKLIHQTLCAGTCSNPKPLTPAEWYLVFTCIAVVFSQLPNLNSIAGVSLIGAVTAVGYCTIMVVVSIIKGRIPGATDDTIDESSDVLKIFSQLNALGIIAFAFRGHNLVLEIQGTLPSSEKYPSKVPMWRGVKLAYAIIAMCLFPLAIGGYWAYGHMIPENGGMLSALFAFHSRDTSKTVLVLTGSAIVVNAVCSFQIYGMPSFDDMEQRYTNRFHKACPWWVRVLTRLFFGFINFFVAVAIPFLGSLAGLIRGLALPITLVYPCFMWISVKKPKPYSAMRYINWGLGILGIVMTCILVAAGFFTVINTGIKVSFFKPK